A genomic segment from Zerene cesonia ecotype Mississippi chromosome 7, Zerene_cesonia_1.1, whole genome shotgun sequence encodes:
- the LOC119840775 gene encoding cyclin-dependent kinase inhibitor 1C-like produces the protein MLSFKSIVLVAAAFLSTEASVVPAPLVASAHVGYAHAVPQNVPPYAAQINVESRAINGLVPAGAVAAPLAAPLAAPLAGPLPAPLAAPAAYAAPAPYASYVAGPAPLYSSYAAPYALPGPFAPAAYAASYPYAAAAPLVRSPYGFAPAFVR, from the exons ATGCTTTCTTTCAAATCT atCGTACTCGTCGCTGCGGCGTTCCTGTCTACTGAAGCGAGTGTGGTTCCTGCTCCATTAGTTGCTTCAGCGCATGTGGGTTACGCTCACGCTGTGCCCCAAAACGTTCCTCCATACGCTGCTCAGATTAACGTTGAGAGTCGGGCGATCAACGGTTTAGTGCCTGCGGGTGCTGTTGCTGCACCATTAGCTGCCCCTCTAGCTGCTCCATTAGCCGGCCCTCTACCAGCGCCTTTAGCTGCACCGGCTGCTTACGCTGCCCCGGCACCGTACGCATCATATGTTGCAGGACCCGCTCCTCTTTACTCATCTTACGCTGCTCCTTATGCCCTACCCGGTCCCTTTGCCCCAGCTGCATACGCTGCTTCTTATCCTTATGCTGCAGCTGCACCATTAGTCCGATCCCCTTACGGTTTCGCCCCAGCGTTCGTACGATAG